The segment TCAGTTTTATATCATATATTGGTGTGCATGATCTATCTCTCTCTTACTTGCTATGTGTCTATTTAGATTACTTTATTATTGGATTTGTGAGAAATACAAATGATGTAATGTAAACATCTGAACTCTAAAAATTCCCTGCCAAAGGGAACAGGGACTGAAAGAGGGGAAGgatttcaagatttttttcataGTTCTATATGCTGTGGCATGTATTCCTCCAATTTTACCTCATTTGTCTTTTCTCCACTTATTCCACTAGTCTTTCAAAATGGAGGGCTTTCTTTTAATgtattaaatttaaatatgcctcttactggaaaaaaattgaTGTTAATATTATTACACACTTAAAGAATTAAACTGTACGCTTTTGTTAAACTGAAAGTTTTTTCAGTGGCACTGAGAAGAATACTGGACACTGCAACCTTGGTGCTATACTCTGTTGGTATTAATAAAGTTACTGTGTTTTAAATACCAGTATTGTACAGACTGAGGAGTATTATTGGTGAAACAAGATGTTAATTTTATTATAAGAAAGCATTAATTTAGCCCAAAAATATATACACTGTTGACAGATTGTCTTTCAAAAAGATAGCATTCAGCTGGAATAATTTTGCAAATTATAAattcatgaaaacaaaaaaaaaaattatggttttAGTTAAAAACTCACCAATAACATGTATATTGTACTGGTGTAGAAATTTCTTTGGATATACatgtggaaaaatattttcctgtttgtgtCAGGTTAAATGTAGCCTATGCTAAAACATCATGGGGCAAGGAGAGGcagaattttctctgttttccatttttaaatcaGGAGTCAATACCAATACATGGTGACAGATCCTCAAGTGTTATAATATAACACCAGTTCACTGAAGTAACTCTTGATGCATTGTTCCATCCTGTTTGATGATGTGAGCTAGGTAAATGTTAAGTGTGCTGGGATGGAGGAAGGTTCTTGGCTGTCTTTTATACTAAAGATACAAGTTTAGAAAGTTTGTTTGTTGGTCCTTTAGAGCCTGTTCATGAGTTGGATGTGGACTGACTCACGACCTCATTAGCAAAAATGTCTCAGCACAAAACTGAGGGCCCAGGCCCCCATGTTACCTATCTAATGCTGCAGTGAGAGACTTATAGCTTGTCTGTTGAAAACCATTTTCAGAACCAAATTTTCTACTGTTAAGAATATATCATCCAGTAACTTGCATTGTTTAACTGTTCATGCATTTTGACAGAGTAAGTTTAAAACTGAGAAATGAGAGTACAGCagttctctgtctcttgctgtTGTTGTAGCGTTACAGAGATTTTCTGAATTTGCAAAGTTCTGTGTGGAGTGCAGCAATAAAACTGACTTGCAAACTGACTCTCTGCTTCAGGTACAAGAAGGGCCAGAAACTGACTGCAGATGAGCACTTAAAGCTTTTACAAAAGGAGACAAAGCATACTTTGTTCATTCAGAAGGTGTGTGATAAAGATGCTGGCCTCTATGTTGCTCGGGCTAAAAATTTGAACGGCACTATCTCCTCAAGTGCCATTCTTCAGGTGCAAGGTAACAGGCCACCTATTGCAAGAATAGACTGGATAATGCTGTGTGTCATCTATATTAGTGTTTCACTAATGTACTGGCTATTCACAAAATAAGTACAATATTGACTGCACCGGACTTAATTAGCACatgttaaatttattttcttacacTGCTTTTTCACAATATATACCAAACCACTTTTTATGGCAAAATGGACATATTGCTTGTTTCTTTATTGCCAGTATTCTGTGTTTATTCTACTTTCTCATGGTGATGTTGAGAAAAAAACTTTACGAAGATTTTTCTAGAGTCTGAGGTTGAGTTTTGCTTTCTAAAATGTAGGCATTCCAAAGCATTGGAAACAGTTTTAATGGTTGTAGGTTTTAAATGTCAGTGTAGAGCCAGGTAGAGTGCTCAGATTGCTGTATATTTTGGGATATGTCTTCTCTTGGGATGGGGTGTGAAAGGTGTTGGAATTTTTTGAAACATAGAATGTATTTTTTCCACCGATGTGTTTGCTTGTATgcttacaaaaaatatttttaggacAAAGCTTTTCAGTAAAGGTATCATACCATTCATGATTGAACTAACAGATCAGATTTAGGTCTGGCTCAGCCCAGCATACAATTTCCACAAAGGAAAGCTGCAGTAGTTCCAACAGTTTGGATTGTGCTACAGAACTGACCCAGAATCATCAGGATTTATGTAAGTGGCATCTAGCACATAACAGAACAAATGTTTACAGAATGAAACATTCCAACATTCCACTCTGCTTAAATAGATGTCTGTGATACTTACTCTGCCTTCTTACAAATTTAAAGATAGAAACATTTCTAATAATCCTCTAAATTGTTCATATAAGACAAGAAAGTTAATAATTTATCAAGTGAGCATTTGCActcatttaaaatttttaacacACTGATTTCAAACAGAATCAACCAAGTTGGCGAAATATCCAAAAGTgtattcaaatttaaaaaataaacataaaaaagaaaattcagtcaAACAGAATTATTCTTTAACTTCAAAACAGTAAATCCAAACAAATACTTTGTTCACCTACAGTTTGTATTTCCTTCTTGTCAAGGACAaccacaaatatattttttaattaaagttcTAATTTTTTTACTATTACATAACAATGGTGTAACAATGCCAGTGGAAGATTCAATTTATAAATCCTCAAATATATCTTCATTCTTTAGCCTCAGTATTTGTTGTACTTAGAGAGTAAAAAGAGTTGACAAACAGCTACATTATTTTTCCTGCAACTTTTGATTACCAGCTTTCATGTTACAATTGCATTGCTGTGGAAAATGtttaaagaggaaatatttACCTTCTCTTGCATAATTTGCTGGAATGAAGTAAACCTTTTACTGTGTAGTATGCTATGAAAAGAACATATATTGTAATTGCTGAGGGTCAGACATTTTGGCCTAGTGACTGCAACATTAAAAAATTCCTGTGACTTTGAAAAAGGAGAAGTTCTCATGATATAACCTCACATCAAAGAGAGGGAACAGGAGGAGGAAGTGGTGAACAGATGGGGAAACACAGTAAGTTCTAATAAACTTGGTATTACCCTTAATGAACCACTTTCTAACTTCAGTCACCTTCCAAAAAATATAGATTCACAAGAATTTTCTCAGGTATAAATTTCACCTGTTTTCCTGCAGtgtattttccatttcacaaTAAAGATAATTTAGATCTTAATAAATAATTGTAAAGTATAGACTAcctttgcttgtttgtttgttaaaaATTTCCTCTGAGAATTTGACCGTTTCTGTGAATTTTAGATAAGCAAAAGTTGATTTTATGAGTATGGTATTGCATCTACTTTCAATCAGGAATAGCTTTAAATGCACAGTTTTTAATGGGTGGTTATCAGCCACAATTTTAATTGCTGCAAGAAACAAGATTTCAAACAGAGTGATTAGAGATACTGGATTCACAGCAGGACTCCAAAAATCTCATGGTTTTAATGTTCTGCTTTGTAAACAAAGACATAATCAACACTGGTTactgctgtgctggcagtctGGATTTAAATACCCTTTATTTAAGGACTCAAATGAgtccttaaaaaaattactggaaAATTCCAGCTGTGTTCTGGTTAGATAatccaaaaaaagggaaaaaaagtgacagTGATGTAATCTCATGATGTACTAGTATttctttgaaggaaaaaaactcacTCATTCTGTTGCAGCAATAATCTTAACATAATGCTTCCCACtcattgttttttttaatagtttataCTTTGCATGCTTTACCTCTTCCTTCTTTTAACCATACTCCAGAGCAGGGAATACATCTGGGTGTTTTGTACGGCTCTGGTTCTTGGTTCACAGCTCTGATTTCCCATCATTGCAGTCACAGTTTTGAGCCTATGGTTGCCTCAAGACCGCAAAATGTTTACATCTTCCTGATGGCTCCCTTATAGAGAGGATTTAAACCTCAGTCCCACCATCCTTATAATAAAGACGTTAGGCACAGAACTAACCTACACTCCCTTCCTTCTTCCCCATATGAAGACACCCTTTAAGAAAATGGTGAAAGATATTGCCTGAATACAAGACATGGAGTTGGGTGAAGGTGTGTTTACACAAGGTACCTAAATTTGGAGGGGGAaaggaattaattattttaatttttcaaaagaagCAGCCTGTCTGAGGTCACAGGTTTGAGTCAGTAGGCAGAGGGAGGATGAGCCATTTCCCAGATTGGATCCGatgtggctggagctgccaTGGAGAAGGTGAGTTCCTTTCAAATGACTTGTATGGTATGCTTACTTCTCCACCTTTCTCTGGAGGCTTTTCTTGGGTAAAGGAGTCATTTTCATGTGTGTATTATCATCTGTGGTCCAGAGGAACTGTGTCTTGAAAAATTACTACCGAGACTTTAAAGAGGTTACACATGGTATTCAAGGAGACTGGAGCTCTGGGATTACGGATATTTCAGATCAATTGGGACATGAGACCTGCTTAATATTCCTAATAAAGGAATCCTTCTGTTTGTGTTAGGAGCTTGACTGAGACAAAATCTCAAAACAATAAAGTGCACTGTTGATTTAGAGTAATGCTGAGCAAATCCAAAATCTCTAAGCAGCATGGTGGGAATCTGCCTAGCCTAAATTCATGGAGAAGACAGGGGAAGTTCATAAAATTACTAATATCACATTTCAAGACACCAGAGACCAGAAATTACGTGCCTAGAGTAAATAAATTGAGAATAACTTTGAagcaatttaatttaaaaactggCTGTTAAAACCAATTTGGCTTGACCTGCACGCCTGTGTGTGAGAGAGGCTTCAGGCAGGGGTGAAGGCCGTGTAATAGACAGATGAAGGGGGACTTTGCTACTGCAGTTTTTGCATTGCTCCAGGTTGATGATCTTTCTGTGCTTATTCACCAGTTTGCAGCATAACTCTACTGGTTCCTACAGATAACTCATGGAATATTGAATACTTGACAAAATTATTGTCCGAAGCTGTAAGAGTGGTATTTCAGTACCACTGGCTacctgattatttttttccacagtggAGGAACAGATCTGTTCTTTCTAACCTTGGTGGATGTGGACATCATGGGTTGTCCAGCCAAGAAATAATTTGCAATTAACAAATTTTCTTCTGAGTTTTTGTTATGATATCATGGGAAAACCATTGGTGAAAAATAACCATCCATTCTATTTTGAAGGTTGCTGTCAAATGATAAAATCTTTACAGCAGATTTTGTTGAGTGTCCGTGCCAGAAAGAGTTGTAGGAACTGTCACTTCATGGTTTTATTTGCACATacttttccctttgctttctaGAAACTGAACATTTCAGTTTTTATGTTCTGCTGCCTTACTGATATAAAGTCAAGATGTGGTCTGATCATTATTACTGTTACCTTTCcactaagattttttttttttaatggtaaaaATCATTCTGGTATGAGATGCAACATGACTACACAGGATAATCCAAACTGCACAAGAATTCCAGCCAAAATTATCCCAAGGAGTGGCTGAAGCCCACTTAATGTTTTCTGCTGGAATATAAGCTAATCATGTACTATTTGTGACCTATTGCTAACTGCCTTCAAAGAGTAGACAGGGGTGTAAAATTGGTTCTCCTACTCGAAGTGAAGCTGGAGATCTCAAATTTCTGGGTTTCAGGTGCATGTAATGCAGTGGGGGTGGCAGCTTGCACATGCTAACCTTCAGCAGCTAAGAACTGAGTTGTTTGAGCTGCTCTGGCTGGCTAATACTGAGGTCACACAAGGTTAGTACAAATGTGGGAGACTAAACTTAAATTCTTCTGCTTTGCCTTGCTGCCTCAGTCCTGCAGTACCTAGGAAGAATAGAAAAGCAGCTAAGCCTGAAAGCTTATTGCAAATAAGAGCTCACCTAAGAAGTGAATTTATTAATGCAGTGGTCAAAATGTCTGCCTCGTGATGCCAGCAGGCCCAAATTTGGCAAAAATAGCCTTTGGCTCAATAGATTTGGGTTTAGAAGTTGGTGGGCACTTGTGTGAGATAAGCTGATTTTGTTTCTTAATAgcataaagaaaaaatgtttgtcCTTAGACAGTACAGTAATGGTGGCATGGCAGTTCCAAACTGTGTCATTTACCACACGCTTCAGTACCTTTATATTTCAGAGAAGGCCAGTGATAACTTTCGTcaaatattttggaaatgtGGAACAATTTATATTAAAGAGGAAGAAGGATGCATTCTTTGTGATAGAGATGCAAAAggataatttttattataagaTGTCTTCATGTGTTGTTCTTGCATAAACATTTGCTTTACATTCCCTGTGTCAAGAATACTTCGTTCTGCGCTTGTCTTCTCTTTTTACTGTAACCTTCTAGGTGGAATATAAGTTGAACCTCAGGTGGTAGTACAATGATTCAATAAATCCAGCTTTACAGCTCATTAAGTTAAAAGTCACAGAAAGCAATGATTTCATTCAGTACAAACTGATGCTGATGATCaaaatttcttcagttttggtgggttaaTTTGTATTGATCAGTCCTTGTCATGGTTCAGGTGTCATCTGTCCTTCCACAGTAGGCATGAGGCTAGCACAAAATCAATCTCATGTGCTTTGGGTATTGCAATAGAAAAGCAATTACATGCCCATCCTTCATCTGAACCAAATTTGTACTGGATAATGTGGTAGCACATGGTTTCAATATTAATGATGGCCAAAATAATGATGTGgtcaaagcagcagagaggcaTCATTCTGCCCTTCATTAGCTGCAaatatcaatttttaaaatctcttcaatacctgtttttttaaaaaaataaataatgggGGGAAAGTGATGAAAGTGTGTTGTACAACAATGCACTAAATTATAAAATTTGCTCTCATGATTTTGTCACTTTAAATTTGTGTGGAATAATTAATCTTCCTCCTTCACTGAAACAATAATTCCCACAGACTTGCCTAATATCCTACCAAACAACAAGATTCTTTAACACTCCCATGGAACTAATACCACTATGCTGATGCATGAAATTCTTGGGTGCTTAATATCcatgttttttaataaatgttacGTTAGAGAGATAAACTATATATGGCAACTGTCTTGCAAACAAGTTATTCTCAGTTCCAGACATCAGTAAAGGTTCTCTTTGTCTTTCAATGTGATAAATTTAACCAGaacagattattttctttagttGCTTTGATTGTGTCTTTTAAAACACTGTGAAtattgatttgattttttttttccagtacaaGGAGAACAGCCAAACTTCATACAAAAGTTTGGACATAGAACTCTGCAAGAAGGAGAAGATTTAATCCTGCATTGCACTATACATGGAAAGCCCAAACCACGTGTCTGCTGGACAAAGGATGACATCCAAGTGGTATCTGGAGATATCAGTGTATGTTTTGATGTTCTTGAAATTTTTCTTGGGAGAAAGGTAATTTATACTGCTTTGTGGTACTAATTATCCCCTATGTGCATTCTCTTGTTTTACAGATTGAGAAATTAGGAGATACCTATtaccttttaaaaagaaatgtagtCCTTGCTGATACTGGGAAATATATCTGTGTTGCCAGCAATGAAGTTGGAAAGGCACACTGTTCTGCCTTTGTGACAGTGATAGGTGATTTGTCCTGCCAGCTGCATGCTTTTTGGCACCCTCTTGCCTTACTGCATGAGCAACTAACGTACATGTTttgtttcagagaaaaatacaCCTCCCAACACTTCCAGTGTAACTCAGGCTAAACCAGAGTGTGAAGATGGATACTTTTCGGAAGACGTGAGTGTCACCACAACGGAGCTGGTACAAGCCCAGGACTCACCATGTAAGAGAGAAGAAAGGCCAGTGGCTAAATGTACTCCTGTAAGGTAACCTGCATCTTACACCATGCTGCAACTTGTACTACTGCAACAGCTGTAAGGACCTTAACTCACAAAGCACACATCAAGCACTCTTCCTAAGCTATGAATTTCAGGGCAATGTACATTGTGTGCATAATATGTGACTCCCTTTTTCACTTAGTTCTTCATCAAAAGACATGTAATTTTAGATCAAAGGACTAGTAATACATTAGAAAATGGAGCCTATGCAAGATATTTATGTttagtgaaatatttttttgaaaTCTAGTCATCTTAATCTAGATATTAATGTAAGATTGAAGAGCTTAAAACACAAAGTATTACAGAAGTTCAAATTGATGCAGCTATATGAAGTTTCATGTACAGAATATATAAGCGAGATTTTCTACTAGGCAAGTCTTATTCTGAAGCATAAGTAGCAAGGCTAATGAGACAGGAACTTTCATTGTTCATTAATTGATTAAAAATAACAATGCTTCCCACTGGGTAATTTAAGATTAAATAAATGAGATACATGAAGTCACTAATCCCTGTGACTTTCAGCACGGGATGAAATCTTGCCCCATGAATTTAGGCTCTGGTAAAAAAGAAAGAGcatttttgtctttaaatttCTGAGGTTTATCCATCTAGATGTAGCACAACTTGTAAACATAAAGGAAAggttttgcatgttttgattcAAAAGCTCTGCTCTTTGTGAGCTGCCTGTACACTTTGCTTCATGACCAGCTGACAAAGCATTGATCCCATATATTttgttcagggtttttttatagCAGGTATTCCTAAGCAAAAAGTTACATGCCAGATGATCATAATTTTACAGAAGTCACATAGAGAATTCAGTATGATTAAAACATGTAGACTGTATGGAAAGGTTAGATTTATCctaattttttctcttattttctgttgtttatAGCTAATGTCTTCTGGTCAGTAAGATGAGATTTAGAATATTTTATGTTCTCTCTGTAATCACAGTTTATTTGATTTCTAATCTTTTATTTTCACAAAACCATGAAGAACTGTTGTGCCACCATTAAAAATATGAGCAATATTAACTGACCCTTTTCTAACAGGTTTAAAAAGAAACTCTGGTTTCAAGGAGTGCATCTTGAACTTGAAAGGCCATAAGAGATTAACTTCAATTTGAGACATGGTCCCATTCTTCTGCCTGATGCAGTGGAACGGAAGATGGACTGAACTGCAAGATGCCTGATTCCTGAGCATGTTTGTGTTGTTTGCTGTGTCCATTAGTAGGTATTGGCCATGGGTGAGGAGCAGATGAATTTTGGGTGCTATCCAATATATATCTAGATTcaaatttgtattttgtttctttacaaataaataattattaaaattcaCCTGTGCACAGCATTTATTAGACAGTGATTTCTGATTTCTTTTGGGTTTGCTCTGGATTGTTGGGCAAATAACAGAAGGTGATGATGGGGAAAAGAAACATTCTCCTTCAAAATTGCAGATCTCCTTGGTGATTCACTAGTACCCACTGTTGTATTCTTCTACAAATTTCATCAGTGATATTAATTCCATCAATAGGTCTTCCCCGTAGCTATTATAGAGAATTaggatttaaaagaaaattatcttgTAACTACAAAATTCTTCAGTTTATTAAATACTGTTAGTTGTCGTATTTCTAACACCTTTGAAACATTTTTCAGAGGTCACCCACCAGAAGGAGTGGTTACTTATATCAGCAAACCTTGTCTAATGCTTTCTTAGCAGCAGGAATGTCTTCAGAGAAGAGAATGTCTCTCTAAGTCAGCATAATGGAGCAGTCTTCCACTGCAAGCTTCTGCTTTCAGGACTAGATTACTGTGACAATACAGTCCATTTCCAGTTGGTGCCTGCCATCGCAGTTCAAAGGAGAGGACTAAGAAGTGATACTAGTTCTACCTTCAAAGCACATTTAGCCAAGGACTCTTCAATAACAGAATTCCTTAGGAACCACAGTGTCTATTCAGGGTATTGAAAAAGGCCTGAACTGGAATTGAATCCTTTGGATTGTAGGCCAGTCATTAGCATGACAAAGCATTAGCTTTGTCTCCATCTCTTGCATTCAGAGTTTAGGTGTGTTTTCCAATTTATTGCAAAGCTTCTTGTAGAGAAAGACAAGGACTTTTGTAGTGTCATCCACATGCAGCATTGAAAAAGGTAGTTCAGGAAAAGCTCCATTTTGGATGGCTGTTTGGGTGCCACAACAGTAAACAAAACAGTTGCCCTTGCAAATAACATTTCTCGAGCTTCATCTGTCTGATTCAGATTTTCAAAGTCCTAGCTTTGAAAATTTTGTGAAATGATTCACACTCCTAGGACTTTTTCTTCAGTGCTCTCCCAATGGCTTGGccaacacagacacacacagattCCACATGTACTGTGCATTTCCATGTTGTCCATCATTCTGTCACTCTGTACATGCACATTGATTAGACCTACTCTGGTCTTGCATACCACTGCAATGCACTCACACTTCTCAGTGGGAGCAGATAGGGATTTAAGCAGTGCAGCATTTTTGTGATTCATCCAAGTAGATGTCATCTGTACAAAATTGTCACTgaaataacatatttaagaattGCTTAAATTGTAATATTGAAACATTAGACATTTTTCTTCATCAAGATGCAGTTTGGATAGCAGAAACTTAAATTTATCTCCAAGTTAAAGTACAGtcagagagaggaaatgagctggaaaaaaaatatcatgtACATGTCTTCACCTGATCACATAAATCACTTGCTTGACGTTATGGAAAAGTCAGTGGCATCCTGCCCACAGAAGAGTCACAAGGCTATGTATATGTGCACATAAATATAGTAGCTGCAGACTGAAGTACTTGCTCTGCATATTTACTTTGTATCTCTCATGGAtttttccaaaatggaatgaagACAAGTGTCAAACATCTTATAGATCCTATGCAATTACCTTTCCCAAATAAGCCCCTCGTTTGCATGTGTTATTTAGATTTAGAGATGTCATAGAAAATACTGTGTTTCTAACTGTACTCACATTCAGAGGACTGAAAAATTACATACTAGATGTCCATCCCCTTCTTCCCCCCAAATTATAAACCCCCTAAAATTAATGTTCTTTTCTGAGCTGGAACTTTTTATTATGGCATATATGATTTCCTACTCAGAAATTGATTCCATAAAAATGAAAGTGTAGAATTCAATGCTTGCTGATCTTGGATGCTCATCAAATTTAAAGTTTTGGgttctttttgcttttctttgatgGTTAGactatgagaaaaaaattcaatactTAGCGGTTTTTTCTCTTGATTCACAAAACATAACTCAGGAAAAAAGTTTCAATGTTTCTTTAAATAATACATGGGGCAAACCAGAAATCTGTCTATCTGTTCTTATGGTTTCTACTGTTACAAAACAGTAGAAAGTGgtgtatataaataaataaagatctATCAACTTTCTTTGGCCAATGAGTAACACAGCTATTGCTTCAAATGTTCCCAGAGAATGGATCCATTATGAAAAATGGTAAGtgtgtttcttttcattttacaAATCATTGATGTCCACAGATTTATTAAAAGGTTTCCAAAATTGATGAAATATATGTATCTATTAAATACTAAGGACTGCCTCAGTGTTAGGTAAAACTTGTTCCCAGTACAATGATGTTAATTGCTGTTTTGTGGTAGGAAATGGAACACCTAATCAGTATGTTCTTTACTCTGGGGGCAGGTTTTGTTAGTAGGGCCTGCTCTCTAAAGTGAAGTGCTGAGAAGGCAAatgtttctctttcttccttgtTCCATATATGTAAATGTATGAGGATGATGCATAAAGAAATAATATACAAGGAAATCTTGTCAAAAGCCACATCTGTAAATCTCCTTAGGTATTTCAAAGGAGATCATATAAGTGACTGCTATCAAGATGAAGTTAGTGAATAGGAGCCCTGATAATGTGCAGTTTCCAGTAAGTTCTTCCCATATGAAGCAGATAAAGTAATTTCAAAGCTCACTTAGTGCCTtagttttgttttc is part of the Passer domesticus isolate bPasDom1 chromosome 10, bPasDom1.hap1, whole genome shotgun sequence genome and harbors:
- the LOC135308820 gene encoding myosin light chain kinase, smooth muscle-like isoform X2, yielding MSHFPDWIRCGWSCHGEVQGEQPNFIQKFGHRTLQEGEDLILHCTIHGKPKPRVCWTKDDIQVVSGDISIEKLGDTYYLLKRNVVLADTGKYICVASNEVGKAHCSAFVTVIEKNTPPNTSSVTQAKPECEDGYFSEDVSVTTTELVQAQDSPCLKRNSGFKECILNLKGHKRLTSI
- the LOC135308820 gene encoding fibroblast growth factor receptor-like isoform X1, whose amino-acid sequence is MSHFPDWIRCGWSCHGEVQGEQPNFIQKFGHRTLQEGEDLILHCTIHGKPKPRVCWTKDDIQVVSGDISIEKLGDTYYLLKRNVVLADTGKYICVASNEVGKAHCSAFVTVIEKNTPPNTSSVTQAKPECEDGYFSEDVSVTTTELVQAQDSPCKREERPVAKCTPVRFKKKLWFQGVHLELERP